The Aeoliella mucimassa genome includes the window CTCTACCGCCTGGGAAAGCCAGCCGAGTAACGAGCGGGAGCTTTTTCAACGTTTCCACTCCGACGAATTGTTTGCGAACCCCGGGAAAAGCCGCCGTACCTGCCGAGTACGGATGTGCAACGTGCGCTAGCCGCTCATTTTTCGCAGCAGCCAGTCGCCGAGGTTCGGCGAAAGCTGGTTCAGCACAAACAGCAACCGCGCCCGTCGCGGCATGATGAGCTCGGCCTTGCGTTTTTCGCAGGAGCGGAGGATCTTCTCGCACAGCTTGTGGGGATCGATCGAGCCTACCTTGGCCCCGCCGCCCGGTTTGGTCGCCGAGTCGGGCAGCCCTTGAACGGCGGCTCCGTAGCGATCGCCTGCGGTCGGTTCGATGCGTTTGATCGGTCCCGGGCAGACTAGCAGCGTGTGCAGCCCAGCTGGCCCGCGTTCGAGTCGCAGTTGTTGCGCCATGGCGGCGAGCGGAAACTTGCTCTCGCTGTAAGCTCCCAAGAACCGCGGGGCCAGGCGACTGGCGAGCGAGCCAATCATCACGTAGTGGCCGTGACTGGTGGTCAGCGGATCGACCGCAGCCTTGGCCAGATCGAACGCCGCGCGTGTGTTAATTTTCCATAAAGCATCGAACTCCTCGCGACTGGTCGAGGTCAGCTCGCCGCGCATCGAGCGCCCTGCCGCATGGCACACGAAATCGAGCCCTCCCAAGGTCTCCACCACGGAAGCTACGAGTTCATGGGCGAAGCCTCGCTCGGTGATGTCGCCCGGAGCCCCAAGTACGTCGCTGCCATCGACTCGCAGCAAACTGGTGGTTTCGGCCAACCGTTGTTCGTCGCGGCCGTTGATCACCACGCGTGCCCCGGCGGCGATCAAGGTTTCCGCCAAAATACGCCCCAAGCCGGCCGAACCTCCGGTAATGAGGCACGCTTTGTTCTGCCAGTAGTTCATAGAGAAGATGAAGATTCGATGAGCGAAACGCGGAGGCCGTAGCAAGGCTCCATAATAGTCCAGTTCGCAGTCGCTCGCCAATGCAGGCTGAGCGGGTTATAGCGGGCATGCGGTTTGTGGATCGCCAGCAGTGACCTATATTTGCGGAGCGAATATGCCCCGCGGTTACCCCCCACATTCCCAGTATGGCAGCGAGGAGTAAGAATAGTGCCTAGCATGACCTTCGATTTTGCCCCTGCCTCGCGTGCCGACGATACGGCGCTCCCCCACCCCCAATTGCCCGCCATGTCACATTCCCAGGATTTTCGCCAACGAGCTTACACCAAGATCGTTGCCACCCTCGGCCCTGCGACCGATAGCTACGAACGGATCGCTGAATTGGTGCAGAGCGGGGTCGACGTGTTCCGCATGAACATGGCCCACGGTGGACCGGAAGAGCAGCAACCGAAGGTCGACATTATTCGGCAGGTAAGCAAGGACCTGAACCAGCCGGTCGCCATTTTGGTCGACCTGGCGGGCCCGAAGATTCGCTTGGGCGAAGTGGCCAACGGGCTGATTCAGTGCGAGCGGGGCGACGAGTACTATTTTGTCGACGGCGACGAGCCAGGCAACGAACGCGAACTCACCAGCACCTACGAACCGCTCACTTCCGAGTTGTCGAAGGGTGACTCGGTGATGCTGGCCGATGGGTCGGTGATCATGCAGGTGGTCGAGAAGCAGCCAGGCCGAGTGCGGGCGGTGGTGACCCAGGCGGGCGATGTTCGCTCGCGACAAGGCATCAACCTGCCAGGCGTGAAGCTCAGCGCCCCAGCGATTAGCGTGACCGACCATATGCACGCCATCTGGGCAGCCAAGGCTCAGGTCGATTTTGTGAGCCTGAGCTTCGTCCGCGCGCCGGACGAGGTCCGCGCCCTGAAGGACATCCTGCGCTCGTCCGGCTCGAAGGCCGACGTGATTGCCAAGATCGAGAAGCGCGAAGCGCTCGATTGCCTGGAAGAAATCGTGCAGGCGAGCGATGCCATTATGGTCGCTCGCGGCGATCTAGGTGTCGAAATCAACGTGGCCGAGATGCCGATTCAGCAGAAACGCATTATCCGAGTTTGCCACCGCTACGAACGCCCGGTGATTATCGCAACGCAAATGCTCGAAAGCATGCACGACTCACAACGCCCCACCCGGGCCGAAGTGACCGACGTGGCCAACGCGGTGCTCGATGGTGCCGACGCCTGCATGCTGTCGGGCGAGACCGCGATCGGCAAGTTCCCCGCCAAGGCGGTGCAGATGATGAACAGCATCGCCCTGGCGACCGAGAGTGCGATCCCAAGCATGATGCGACGCGACTCGAAACGCGACGACTACGCAACGCTGCACAGCGTCACCCGGGCGGTGGTCTGCGGTGCCGGCATCATCGCTCGTCAGCTCAAGGCAAAGACCCTGGTGGTCTCGAGCCATTCCGGCGGAACCGCACTGGCCCTGTCGCAGCAACGCAATCTGGTGCCGACCATCGGCGTTAGCGCGAAGGAATCGACCCTTCGCAAGATGTGCCTGTACTGGGGCGTCACTCCGCTGCGTGGTGCCCCCGCGTGCGATATGCAGGAGCTAATTCGCTCGGCCGACGGTTGGGCCCGCTTGCTGTTTGATGCGAAGAAGGGCGACCCCATCGTCATCGTCGGTGGGTCCCACCTGGCGGCAGGACCCGACGACGACGAAATGGCTGGCGGCGTGCACGACGTGGTCGTGGTGCACGAAGTCGAAGGAGAGTAGTCGCTTCGACTATTTGACATCCACAGGCTTGCGGGCGATCGAGCTTTCTTGATCGTCCACCAGGTCTTCGGTCATGAGCATCACATAATGCATGCTGCTCGTGGGACCAGCGAAGCCGAGCACCCGTTCGTCGACTTCCATCCGCTGGCTCACGACTTGGCCTTTTTCGATGTCGAACTTCACGGTGCCCTTCATCAATCGTTGAACCAGTTGCGATTGAATCGCAGGGTCGACCGACGACAGCACTTGATAGCTGGCTTCGATGGTAGCGATTCCGTTCGAGACCTTCGTCAGCTCGAAGTGCCGACGAGTTTTTACCTCGCGAGAAGCACCATCGGCGGTTCGCACTGCAACAGTGCGCGGCTCGTTCCAGGTATCGCCCACCGCAACAGGCTCGGCTGGTAGGAGCAAGGTGACCGGGGCCTCGGTATCGGCGGCCGGTTGGTGATGCTTGACCTCGCGCTCGATGACCTCGCCGCGGGGCGACATGCGAATCAAGCTTAGCGGGGTGCCGACCGCACGCGCAGCATCTTCGAATCCGGGAGGAGGCGTCTTGTCCTTCTCGCTGTCGTAAACCATCTCGGCCCGGTCGGGCAGGCGGTTTGTCATTTTCACACGGTCGACCATATGGATAAACTCAATCTCGCCGTCGCTCATGACGTCTTGAACTTTCCAGACTTTCAGCGATTCGCTGCGAGTCACCGCCTTTTGGGTGGTGCCTTCGATAGTGCTTTGCACGCTCGCGCGATGGTCGATGGTGTAGCGAAGTATGTCGCCCGCTTTGAATTTGTAAGCCAGCGTTACCTTCTCGCCAGCAGGAGGGGGAGCCAGGGTCGGTTCCTGGGCTTTCAGCGGGGCGGATACCATCAGAGCGATGGCGAACAGATTGATCCAAGCGGCGGGTTTCATTGTGGAGTCCTTTCCACGAGTTGAACTAGACGGCGTGATGCCAATTTACTCTCTTAATTGACCTCCCCAGCCGAGTTTCTCACGCAGGGTGCGGTAGTAACCTTTGCCAGGAATGTCGAGTTGCTTGAACGTGGCACCGCTTCGTGCAATGCGAACACGGTCTTCCGGATGCAGGGTGGTAATCACCCGTCCATCCAGCACCAGCGAGGTTGCCTCGTTCGGCGCGGGAACCGCCAGTTCGTACACTCGATCGGCCGAGTCGACTACTGGGCGGTTGG containing:
- a CDS encoding SDR family NAD(P)-dependent oxidoreductase, with translation MNYWQNKACLITGGSAGLGRILAETLIAAGARVVINGRDEQRLAETTSLLRVDGSDVLGAPGDITERGFAHELVASVVETLGGLDFVCHAAGRSMRGELTSTSREEFDALWKINTRAAFDLAKAAVDPLTTSHGHYVMIGSLASRLAPRFLGAYSESKFPLAAMAQQLRLERGPAGLHTLLVCPGPIKRIEPTAGDRYGAAVQGLPDSATKPGGGAKVGSIDPHKLCEKILRSCEKRKAELIMPRRARLLFVLNQLSPNLGDWLLRKMSG
- the pyk gene encoding pyruvate kinase; amino-acid sequence: MSHSQDFRQRAYTKIVATLGPATDSYERIAELVQSGVDVFRMNMAHGGPEEQQPKVDIIRQVSKDLNQPVAILVDLAGPKIRLGEVANGLIQCERGDEYYFVDGDEPGNERELTSTYEPLTSELSKGDSVMLADGSVIMQVVEKQPGRVRAVVTQAGDVRSRQGINLPGVKLSAPAISVTDHMHAIWAAKAQVDFVSLSFVRAPDEVRALKDILRSSGSKADVIAKIEKREALDCLEEIVQASDAIMVARGDLGVEINVAEMPIQQKRIIRVCHRYERPVIIATQMLESMHDSQRPTRAEVTDVANAVLDGADACMLSGETAIGKFPAKAVQMMNSIALATESAIPSMMRRDSKRDDYATLHSVTRAVVCGAGIIARQLKAKTLVVSSHSGGTALALSQQRNLVPTIGVSAKESTLRKMCLYWGVTPLRGAPACDMQELIRSADGWARLLFDAKKGDPIVIVGGSHLAAGPDDDEMAGGVHDVVVVHEVEGE